TGGTCGCCCGCATCACCGCCTATGGCGACACGATCGGCGATCGCGCGGGCTGGGTCTTCGGCGCAGTTCTGGGTGCCATCTTCTTCGTCCTTTCCGCCGTTTTCGCCGCCGTCACCGCAGGGATCATCGCCTTCGCCCGCATTGTCTTCGCGCTGATGATCGTGATCGCTCCCTTCATGATCGTGACCTCGCTCTTTAAACCGACGCAATCCCTTTTTGAGGCCTGGACTCGCGCCACCATCGGCTATGCGCTCATGCCGGTCGCCGCCGCAGGGGCCGCGGGCATCATCGTCGCGATCGCCGAGGCCATCGGGGACGCCTCCGCCGATCCGGGCGATGTCGAGACCGTCAGCCTCATCCTGCCCTTTCTCGTCATCCTGATCCTTAGCGCCGGGATCATGGCCTCGGTCCCCTATATCGCGTCCAACCTCACCGGCGTCGTCGGCATTGCCTCAAATGCCGTGGGACTGACCGGCCTCGCACGTCAAGGCTTCGTGAACACGCGGGAGTATGGCACGGGCGCCGCCTCGCGCCTCGTCACCGGCAAGTCCCCGCAGGAGCTGAACCAGATGGCCAATGCGGGCGTGGTGAAGACCGGCGAGATGATCCGGCAAAGCCCCGGCGCGCTTCTCTCCGCCGCCAAATCCTTCCGCAAACCCTGATGTGAAAGACGACTGACTTGAAGAAGCTTGTGACAAGTTCCGCGAACCACGACCGCGACGCTTTTGAAGCGGATTTCATCTACGGGCCAAGACGGCGCGAGCGTTTCGCATGGTTTGTCGCGGCCGCGGGCGTGCTGGTCGGCGTCGCCGGTATGGTCGCGAGCGCGAGCCTCTTTCCGCTCAAGACAACCGAAACCTTCGTGGTCGTGGTCGACAAAGAAACCGGCGAGATGGACCGGGTCGCCACCGTCCAGGCGCTGACGCTCTCGGAAAGCGATGCCATCATCCAGGCCAATCTCGTGGCCTATGTCGACGATCGAGAGACCTATGACCTGACCGACGGCGAACAGCGCATCAACTCGGTCCTCGATCGTTCGGACGGCGATGCCGCCCGCACGCTGCGCGATCTCTGGTCCTCCACCAACGAAGACTACCCGATCACCGTCTATGGCCGCGACGCCAAGATCGAGGTTGTCATCAAGTCGGTGAACCAGATCGAGCGCGGCGTGGCCCAAGTCCGCTTCACTCGGACGCTGCGCCGCCCGCGCGACACCCGTACAGTGACGCGCTCTTACGTGGCCACCGTCGGCTACGACTTCCAACCCGAAACCCGCCAGCGCCTTCAGGACGTCTGGGCCAACCCCTTGGGCTTCGTGGTGACCTCCTACCGCGTCGACGCCGAGACCCTGGAGAACTGACCAAGATGAAATACCTGCCCGCGCTCCTCCTCGCGCTTGCCCTTCCTGTTGCCGCCAATGCCGAAGCCACGCCGCAAGGCGGGTCGCTCGATATCCGCATCCGCACCGCCGTCTATAACGAAAACCAGGTCTACCGGATCGAGACCGATCTCAGACATTCGACGACGATCCATTTCGGGGCGGGAGAACGCTTCGAGGCGGTGATCGTCGGCGACACCGAGAGCTTCCAGGTCGATCCGATCCCCGAGCTTGGCAATGTGCTGACCATCAAGCCGCATGTGGCCAATGCCTCGACCAACATGACGGTGATCACCAACCGCCGCACCTATTCCTTCCACCTGCGCGAGGGCTCGATCCCGAACCGCACCGGCATGTTCTTCGAGGTGCGCTTCCGCTACCCCGACGAAGAGCGCCGCGCGACGGGTGCCACCCAGCCCAAGGGCTTTGAGGCGCCGCGCAACTACAACTACCGCGTCTCGGGCGAGGGGGATTTCCGCCCCAGCCATATCTATGACGACGGGCGCTATACCTACTTCGTCTTCCCGGAAAATGGCCGCCAGCCCGCCCTCTTCAAGGCCGATGACCAGGGCCGTGAGCGCACCGTCAACTGGACCCAGCAAGGCAACACCGTCCGCGTGCTTGGGGTGAACACCTACTGGACGCTGCGCATTGGCGATGAGGCGATCTGTGCCGCGCGTGACGAGAGCGCGATCTACGTGAGCAACTGACCATGGCCGAGCAAACCCCTTCTGACCTTCAAAACCGCCTCGATCAATTCAGCCAGCGCGGCAAATCCAAGCGCCGGGGCAACAGCCTCGGGGTCGGCGCACTCGCCGCCGCCCTCGCCCTTGGCGGCGCCGGGGTGGCATATTTCCTGGCGACCGGCCTGAAGGAGAGCGATAGTGCGCTCGAGACCTCCGATGTCGAAACCTTCCAGGACCGCCGACCCGGCACTGGCGGGCGGCTTGAGTTTCCACCCGACGAGACCGAGCAAAGGGTCAATGACGCGCTGATCGCCGTCGAGGAAGCCCTCGATGTGCCCCCCGCCCCTGCCCCGGAACCGAGCGCCGAGGTGCTGGCCGAGATCGCCAAGCTGCGCGAGGCCCTTGCCGCCAGCCAAGCCGCGCGCAACTCGGAAATCCAGTCTGCCGTTGCGGACCTGCGCGAAGCCTTCGACGAACAGAAGGCGACACTCGAGGCGACGCTCACGGCAAAGGAAACCGAGCTTGCCAACCTGCAGCGCCAGACCGAGACCCGCATCGAAGGGCTGCAAGCCATGCTCGATGCCGAACGGGCGCAACGCGAGGGGCTTGAGGCAGAGCTCAACCGCGAGGGGTTGATCGCCGATCAGCGCCTTCTCGAAGAACGCAGGCGTCAGGAAGAGGAGCAGCGGCAACGTGAGGCCGAGCGGATTGCGGAAGAGCTTCTGACCGCGCAGATCAAATCCCCCGCGGTGGTCTATGCTGACGGGCACTCCAATAGTCTGGGTGGTGGCCAAAGTGGCGCGGCGGTGGCTGATCCGGCGGCCCCTGGCACCCAAGGGCCAACCCTCTCGGGCAATGAGCAGTTCTTGCAAAGCGCGCGACCGCTCGAGGTGCAGGAGGCCGCCCGCCTCACCCATCCCGAGCGCACGCTGACGCAAGGCTCGGTCATCCAGGCCGCGCTTCAGACCGCCATCAACAGCGATCTGCCCGGGTCTGTCGTGGCCGTCGTCTCCGAGCCGGTTCCGGCGTTTTCCGGGGACCGGATCCTGATCCCCCGTGGCTCCCGCCTTTTTGGCCAATACCGCTCCGGGATCGAATTGCACCAGAAGCGTATCCTGATCCTCTGGACCCGCGTCCTGACCCCGGACGGCACCTCGATGGAAATCGCCGCCG
This DNA window, taken from Ruegeria sp. THAF33, encodes the following:
- a CDS encoding type IV secretion system protein, whose translation is MGVIRDILSQVDAAVNTVAQDGFVSSAGAVGDVISAGAALLVVLLGINAVMQLRPLPFGTGFAFGMKVTLVGIFAQSWDNFSVIYGVVTEVPDSIGASILALTGSGDEAGVYESLDNMVARITAYGDTIGDRAGWVFGAVLGAIFFVLSAVFAAVTAGIIAFARIVFALMIVIAPFMIVTSLFKPTQSLFEAWTRATIGYALMPVAAAGAAGIIVAIAEAIGDASADPGDVETVSLILPFLVILILSAGIMASVPYIASNLTGVVGIASNAVGLTGLARQGFVNTREYGTGAASRLVTGKSPQELNQMANAGVVKTGEMIRQSPGALLSAAKSFRKP
- a CDS encoding virB8 family protein, coding for MKKLVTSSANHDRDAFEADFIYGPRRRERFAWFVAAAGVLVGVAGMVASASLFPLKTTETFVVVVDKETGEMDRVATVQALTLSESDAIIQANLVAYVDDRETYDLTDGEQRINSVLDRSDGDAARTLRDLWSSTNEDYPITVYGRDAKIEVVIKSVNQIERGVAQVRFTRTLRRPRDTRTVTRSYVATVGYDFQPETRQRLQDVWANPLGFVVTSYRVDAETLEN
- a CDS encoding TrbG/VirB9 family P-type conjugative transfer protein; the encoded protein is MKYLPALLLALALPVAANAEATPQGGSLDIRIRTAVYNENQVYRIETDLRHSTTIHFGAGERFEAVIVGDTESFQVDPIPELGNVLTIKPHVANASTNMTVITNRRTYSFHLREGSIPNRTGMFFEVRFRYPDEERRATGATQPKGFEAPRNYNYRVSGEGDFRPSHIYDDGRYTYFVFPENGRQPALFKADDQGRERTVNWTQQGNTVRVLGVNTYWTLRIGDEAICAARDESAIYVSN
- a CDS encoding TrbI/VirB10 family protein, with product MAEQTPSDLQNRLDQFSQRGKSKRRGNSLGVGALAAALALGGAGVAYFLATGLKESDSALETSDVETFQDRRPGTGGRLEFPPDETEQRVNDALIAVEEALDVPPAPAPEPSAEVLAEIAKLREALAASQAARNSEIQSAVADLREAFDEQKATLEATLTAKETELANLQRQTETRIEGLQAMLDAERAQREGLEAELNREGLIADQRLLEERRRQEEEQRQREAERIAEELLTAQIKSPAVVYADGHSNSLGGGQSGAAVADPAAPGTQGPTLSGNEQFLQSARPLEVQEAARLTHPERTLTQGSVIQAALQTAINSDLPGSVVAVVSEPVPAFSGDRILIPRGSRLFGQYRSGIELHQKRILILWTRVLTPDGTSMEIAAVGGDQLGRSGLTGLVDTKFAERFGGAALISVIGAAPAVAAESANNETTSIVLGDVGSDLQDAVGSVIADQVSIAPTIYVDQGASVTVLVDRDVVIY